In one window of Polaromonas naphthalenivorans CJ2 DNA:
- a CDS encoding energy transducer TonB: MKSPSTLQIALGVSLAAHAALLAVRFVDPERFNRVFQDTPLEVILVNTKSTETPDEHAKAIAQASLAGGGELEKGRATSPLPPALVMKTGDAQEDENERRQIESIKEQQTQLLLQTKKELAAMPPPDLSVPSHLRAQTEQEERRKQLIKLLAEIERRINEDGEQPARRYISPSTREEVYAVYYDAMRRKIEKKGTLNFPQMAGKKLYGELTMTMTVNADGNVLATEVVQSSGNPTLDRWAQSLVQGAGPFEPFSEAMRGKADQIVVVSSFNFGRDDSLETKLTHR, from the coding sequence GTGAAATCACCCAGCACCCTGCAGATTGCCCTGGGTGTCTCGCTGGCTGCGCATGCGGCGCTGCTGGCGGTGCGTTTTGTCGATCCGGAACGCTTCAACCGCGTGTTTCAGGACACGCCGCTTGAAGTGATCCTGGTCAACACCAAATCCACCGAGACGCCCGATGAACACGCCAAGGCGATTGCGCAGGCGTCGCTGGCCGGCGGCGGCGAGCTTGAAAAAGGCCGCGCCACCTCGCCGCTGCCGCCGGCCCTGGTGATGAAGACCGGCGATGCGCAGGAAGATGAAAACGAGCGGCGCCAGATCGAATCCATCAAGGAACAGCAGACCCAGCTGCTGCTGCAAACCAAAAAGGAACTGGCCGCCATGCCGCCGCCCGACCTGAGCGTGCCGTCGCACCTGCGCGCGCAGACCGAGCAGGAGGAAAGGCGCAAGCAGCTCATCAAGCTGCTGGCCGAGATTGAACGGCGCATCAACGAAGACGGCGAACAGCCCGCCAGGCGCTACATCAGCCCGTCCACGCGCGAAGAGGTGTATGCGGTGTATTACGATGCGATGCGCCGCAAGATCGAGAAAAAGGGAACGCTGAACTTTCCGCAGATGGCCGGCAAGAAGCTGTATGGCGAGTTGACCATGACGATGACGGTCAATGCCGACGGCAACGTGCTGGCGACCGAGGTGGTGCAAAGCTCGGGCAACCCGACGCTTGACCGCTGGGCGCAAAGCCTGGTGCAGGGCGCCGGCCCGTTTGAGCCGTTCAGCGAGGCCATGCGCGGCAAGGCCGACCAGATCGTGGTGGTGTCCAGCTTCAACTTCGGACGCGATGACAGCCTGGAAACCAAGCTCACCCACCGCTGA
- the aroE gene encoding shikimate dehydrogenase, giving the protein MTSDNAAIDRYFVLGNPIAHSRSPQIHARFAELAGQAIDYQRCLVPLDGFAATLAQLVQDGVRGCNVTVPFKFEAFQAANTRSDRAQLAQAVNTLVMENSKIHADNTDGVGLVNDIQVNAGVPLAGRDVLLIGAGGAGAGVLGPLLAAGPRRLVLVNRTLAKAEALAARHRAHASLQTVLQKTELLVQEPHAVEGEFDVIVNASASSLAGSAVPVAGSVLKPGALAYDMMYGPAAAGFMAWAREHGASPRDGLGMLVEQAAESFSLWRGVRPPAAQVLQELRLLLA; this is encoded by the coding sequence ATGACCAGCGATAACGCGGCAATCGACCGCTATTTTGTGCTCGGCAACCCGATTGCCCACAGCCGATCCCCGCAGATCCATGCGCGTTTTGCCGAGCTGGCCGGGCAGGCCATCGACTACCAGCGCTGCCTGGTGCCGCTGGACGGGTTTGCGGCCACGCTGGCGCAACTGGTCCAGGACGGCGTGCGCGGCTGCAATGTCACCGTGCCGTTCAAGTTCGAGGCGTTTCAAGCCGCAAACACCCGCAGCGACCGGGCGCAGTTGGCCCAGGCCGTCAACACGCTGGTGATGGAAAACAGCAAGATTCATGCGGACAACACCGATGGCGTCGGGCTGGTCAATGACATCCAGGTCAACGCGGGCGTGCCGCTGGCCGGGCGCGACGTGCTCTTGATTGGCGCGGGCGGCGCGGGCGCGGGCGTGCTGGGGCCGCTGCTGGCGGCCGGGCCGCGCCGGCTGGTGCTGGTCAACCGCACACTGGCCAAGGCCGAGGCGCTGGCGGCGCGTCACAGGGCGCATGCCTCGCTGCAGACAGTGCTACAAAAAACAGAGCTACTGGTGCAGGAGCCGCATGCGGTAGAGGGTGAGTTCGATGTGATTGTCAATGCCAGCGCCAGCAGCCTTGCAGGCAGCGCCGTGCCGGTGGCCGGCAGCGTGCTCAAGCCCGGCGCGCTGGCTTACGACATGATGTACGGCCCAGCGGCGGCCGGCTTCATGGCCTGGGCGCGCGAGCATGGCGCCAGCCCGCGCGACGGCCTGGGCATGCTGGTCGAGCAGGCTGCCGAATCGTTTTCATTGTGGCGCGGCGTGCGTCCGCCAGCGGCGCAGGTGCTGCAGGAACTGCGCTTGCTGCTGGCATGA
- the mtgA gene encoding monofunctional biosynthetic peptidoglycan transglycosylase: MKALARLLVLALLAGLALQLYFVARIALMRVVNPESTAFERSEAWQVASNTGTLKWRQQWVPYAQVSNHLKRAIIASEDASFTVHEGVDMDALEKAWEKNTQAEERAAQSMSRLAEGKSKAPAVKPPKIFGGSTITQQLAKNLFLSGERTLLRKGQELLLTLMLESLLSKQRILEIYLNNVEWGEGVFGAEAAAQHYYRKPAARLNAVEAARLAVMLPRPKYFETHTGSGYLASRARTIAARMGGVEVP; the protein is encoded by the coding sequence ATGAAGGCACTGGCGCGCCTGCTGGTCCTGGCCTTGCTGGCCGGCCTGGCGCTGCAGCTTTATTTCGTGGCGCGCATCGCGCTGATGCGGGTCGTGAATCCCGAATCAACGGCCTTTGAGCGCTCGGAAGCCTGGCAGGTCGCCAGCAACACCGGCACGCTCAAATGGCGCCAGCAATGGGTGCCCTACGCGCAGGTATCAAACCACCTCAAGCGCGCCATCATTGCCTCGGAAGACGCCAGCTTCACCGTGCACGAGGGCGTTGACATGGACGCGCTGGAAAAGGCCTGGGAGAAAAACACCCAGGCCGAGGAACGCGCCGCGCAATCCATGAGCCGGCTGGCCGAGGGCAAGTCCAAAGCGCCGGCCGTGAAGCCGCCAAAAATATTTGGCGGCTCCACCATCACCCAGCAACTGGCCAAGAATTTGTTCCTGTCCGGCGAACGCACGCTGCTGCGCAAGGGCCAGGAGCTGCTGCTGACGCTGATGCTCGAATCCCTGCTCAGCAAGCAGCGCATCCTTGAGATTTATCTCAACAACGTCGAATGGGGCGAAGGCGTTTTTGGCGCCGAGGCCGCCGCCCAGCACTACTACCGCAAGCCGGCCGCGCGCCTGAACGCCGTCGAGGCCGCCCGGCTGGCGGTGATGCTGCCCCGGCCCAAGTATTTCGAGACCCACACCGGCTCGGGCTACCTGGCCTCGCGCGCCCGGACCATCGCGGCGCGCATGGGCGGCGTGGAAGTGCCATGA
- a CDS encoding ribonuclease catalytic domain-containing protein, producing the protein MFVLFEETGKFLAGRILSEADSSLQVELDSGKRVKVKSANALLKFEKPAPAEFIAAGQRLIEEIDLDLAWEFASDEEFGFAELARDYFSADASKPASAEQQAAALFRLYDAPHYFRRAGKGRFKKAPPEILQQALAAIKKKKQITAQIAAWAEELGQGQCPAPIRDQLYKILFKPDKNSAEYKAVVDASRATHTAPLDLLQKAGAIASPYQFHWKRFLFENFPKGTRFPELQAPPIKDELPLAEVRAFSIDDSSTTEIDDALSVQGLGSGVITLGVHIAAPGLAVLPGSPIDAVGRARMSTVYMPGYKLTMLPDDVVQAYTLQEGRNCPALSLYLTMDEATLEVKQTVTRLEQVPIVSNLRHDQLDTTFTEAFFEAAQSAPRADVQWGVELTFMHRLARHLKAQREIVRGKPENFNRPDYNFKLDNPTGGEPQGIETVSISTRQRGSPLDLIVAEAMILANSTWGQWLAEHGVPGIYRSQASMAPGVKVRMGTKALPHAGMGVKSYVWATSPLRRYTDLVNQWQIIACVKHGRSAALVAPFKPKDADLFSVISCFDAAYSAYNGFQSGIERYWTLKYLEQNGITELTATSFKDNLVRADTLPLVLGAMGAQGLPRGAHVRVKLGEIDEITLDVFGTVIERLDTEAEAASSAAQADDSDDGEDDLAAGPISIAVDISEPQADAEAAPAAAG; encoded by the coding sequence GTGTTTGTATTGTTTGAAGAAACTGGAAAATTTCTGGCCGGCCGCATCCTGTCGGAAGCCGACAGCTCGCTGCAGGTCGAACTCGACTCGGGCAAGCGCGTCAAGGTCAAGTCGGCCAACGCGCTGCTGAAGTTCGAGAAGCCCGCGCCTGCCGAGTTCATCGCCGCCGGCCAGCGCCTGATTGAGGAAATCGACCTGGACCTGGCCTGGGAATTCGCCAGCGACGAGGAATTCGGCTTTGCCGAACTGGCGCGCGACTACTTCAGCGCTGATGCGTCCAAACCGGCTTCAGCGGAGCAGCAGGCCGCCGCCCTGTTCCGCCTGTACGACGCGCCGCATTATTTCCGCCGCGCCGGCAAGGGCCGCTTCAAGAAAGCGCCGCCCGAAATCCTGCAGCAGGCGCTGGCCGCCATCAAGAAGAAAAAGCAGATCACGGCGCAGATCGCCGCCTGGGCCGAGGAACTCGGACAGGGCCAGTGCCCGGCGCCGATTCGCGACCAGCTCTACAAGATCCTTTTCAAGCCCGACAAGAACAGCGCCGAGTACAAGGCCGTGGTCGATGCCTCGCGCGCCACGCACACCGCGCCGCTCGATCTGCTGCAAAAAGCCGGCGCCATTGCCTCGCCCTACCAGTTCCACTGGAAGCGCTTTTTGTTCGAGAACTTTCCCAAGGGCACGCGCTTTCCGGAATTGCAGGCGCCGCCCATCAAGGACGAGCTGCCGCTGGCCGAAGTCCGCGCCTTCTCCATCGACGACTCCAGCACCACCGAGATTGACGATGCGCTGTCGGTTCAAGGTCTGGGCAGCGGCGTCATCACGCTGGGCGTTCACATCGCAGCGCCCGGCCTGGCCGTGCTGCCGGGCAGCCCGATTGATGCGGTCGGCCGCGCGCGCATGTCCACCGTCTATATGCCGGGCTACAAGCTGACCATGCTGCCCGACGACGTGGTGCAGGCCTACACGCTGCAGGAAGGCCGCAACTGCCCTGCCCTGTCGCTTTACCTGACGATGGACGAGGCCACGCTGGAGGTCAAGCAGACCGTCACCCGGCTCGAACAAGTGCCCATCGTCAGCAACCTGCGCCACGACCAGCTCGACACCACCTTCACGGAAGCGTTTTTTGAAGCCGCCCAAAGCGCGCCACGCGCCGACGTTCAATGGGGCGTGGAGCTGACCTTCATGCACCGGCTGGCCCGGCACCTGAAAGCCCAGCGCGAAATCGTTCGCGGCAAGCCCGAGAACTTCAACCGCCCCGACTACAACTTCAAGCTCGACAACCCCACCGGCGGCGAGCCGCAGGGCATTGAGACGGTCAGCATCAGCACGCGCCAGCGCGGCTCGCCGCTCGACCTGATCGTCGCCGAGGCCATGATCCTGGCCAACAGCACCTGGGGCCAGTGGCTGGCCGAGCATGGCGTTCCGGGCATTTACCGCAGCCAGGCCAGCATGGCGCCGGGCGTGAAGGTGCGCATGGGCACCAAGGCACTGCCGCACGCGGGCATGGGCGTCAAAAGCTACGTCTGGGCCACCTCGCCGCTGCGCCGCTACACCGATCTGGTCAACCAGTGGCAGATCATCGCCTGCGTCAAGCACGGCCGCAGCGCCGCGCTGGTGGCACCCTTCAAGCCCAAGGACGCCGACCTGTTCTCGGTGATTTCGTGCTTTGACGCCGCCTACAGCGCCTACAACGGCTTTCAGTCCGGCATCGAGCGCTACTGGACGCTCAAATACCTGGAGCAAAACGGCATCACCGAACTGACGGCGACCAGCTTCAAGGACAACCTGGTGCGCGCCGACACGCTGCCGCTGGTGCTCGGCGCCATGGGCGCGCAGGGCCTGCCGCGCGGCGCCCATGTACGCGTCAAGCTCGGCGAGATTGACGAGATCACGCTGGACGTGTTCGGCACCGTCATCGAGCGGCTGGACACCGAGGCCGAAGCCGCCAGCAGCGCCGCCCAGGCCGACGACAGCGACGACGGCGAGGATGACCTGGCCGCCGGGCCGATTTCGATTGCGGTCGATATCAGCGAGCCGCAAGCCGATGCCGAAGCCGCGCCTGCGGCCGCAGGCTGA